The Terriglobales bacterium genome has a segment encoding these proteins:
- the aroB gene encoding 3-dehydroquinate synthase, translating into MRRIAIRVRPRPYDVLIEHGLLEHTGRRLESLLGRRARCFVVTTSAVWRRWGKELDASLKRAGLEAVIFEMGDGERYKTLATVEMLAGKFVHRGADRRSVALAFGGGVVGDVTGFLASIYMRGLECVQIPTTFLAQVDASIGGKTGVNLRAGKNLLGSFHQPRAVLVDPGVLATLPEREYRSGLYEALKCGVIRSPRLFEFMRRERKRILEREPKALEWLIAECVQVKADVVGADERERGLRRILNFGHTIGHALEAETAYRRFRHGEAVAWGMVAACRMAVALKRLDSETAQQITSTVLAYGPLPSVEVRSRAIVRRLSADKKTVDGVAHFVLPRAVGRVEIAANVPERVVARAVDELRALSRA; encoded by the coding sequence GTGAGAAGAATCGCCATTCGCGTGCGGCCGCGGCCCTATGACGTGCTCATCGAGCACGGCCTCCTGGAGCACACCGGCAGACGCCTGGAGTCCCTGCTGGGGCGAAGGGCGCGCTGCTTTGTGGTGACCACGTCCGCGGTGTGGCGGCGCTGGGGCAAGGAGTTGGACGCCTCCCTCAAACGCGCCGGACTGGAGGCGGTGATCTTCGAGATGGGCGATGGCGAGCGCTACAAGACGCTGGCCACGGTGGAGATGCTGGCCGGAAAATTCGTGCATCGAGGCGCCGACCGCCGTTCCGTGGCCCTCGCCTTCGGCGGCGGCGTGGTGGGAGACGTCACCGGCTTCCTGGCGTCCATCTACATGCGCGGCCTGGAGTGCGTGCAGATCCCGACCACGTTCCTGGCGCAGGTGGACGCTTCCATCGGCGGCAAGACAGGCGTGAACCTGCGGGCCGGAAAGAACCTGTTGGGCAGCTTCCATCAGCCGCGCGCGGTTCTGGTGGATCCCGGCGTGCTGGCCACGCTGCCCGAGCGCGAGTACCGCTCCGGGTTGTATGAGGCGCTGAAGTGCGGGGTGATCCGCAGCCCGCGCCTCTTCGAGTTCATGAGGCGGGAACGCAAGCGCATCCTGGAGCGCGAGCCCAAGGCGCTGGAATGGCTGATCGCCGAATGCGTCCAGGTGAAGGCGGATGTGGTGGGCGCGGACGAGCGCGAGCGCGGACTGCGCCGCATCCTCAACTTCGGGCACACCATCGGCCACGCGCTGGAGGCCGAGACCGCCTACCGCCGCTTCCGCCACGGAGAGGCGGTGGCCTGGGGCATGGTGGCCGCCTGCCGCATGGCGGTAGCCCTGAAGAGGCTGGATTCCGAGACGGCGCAACAGATCACGTCGACTGTTTTGGCTTATGGGCCCCTGCCTTCCGTAGAAGTGCGCAGCCGCGCCATCGTGCGCCGCCTGTCGGCGGACAAGAAGACCGTGGATGGGGTGGCGCACTTTGTGCTGCCCCGCGCCGTGGGGCGCGTGGAGATCGCCGCCAATGTGCCGGAGCGCGTGGTGGCGCGGGCGGTGGACGAACTGCGGGCGCTGTCGCGGGCTTAA